One region of Trichosurus vulpecula isolate mTriVul1 chromosome 1, mTriVul1.pri, whole genome shotgun sequence genomic DNA includes:
- the GADD45G gene encoding growth arrest and DNA damage-inducible protein GADD45 gamma: MTLEEIHSQEMVTESTNRMQSAGKALNELLLSAQRQGCLTAGVYESAKVMNVDPDNVTFCVLGADEEDEGDIALQIHFTLIQAFCCENDIDIVRVNNIQKLAEIVGANEDSGEPQDLHCILITNPNESSWKDPALEKLSLFCEESRNINDWVPTITLPE, from the exons atgactctggaagaaatcCACAGCCAGGAGATGGTTACCGAAAGCACCAATAG GATGCAGAGTGCCGGGAAAGCATTGAACGAACTGCTGCTGTCCGCCCAACGCCAAGGCTGCCTTACCGCAGGCGTGTATGAGTCTGCTAAAGTCATGAACGT CGATCCAGATAATGTGACTTTTTGTGTCCTGGGTGCAGACGAGGAAGATGAAGGTGACATTGCTCTGCAAATTCACTTCACTCTCATCCAGGCTTTCTGTTGTGAAAACGACATCGATATTGTTCGAGTCAACAATATCCAGAAGCTGGCAGAGATTGTAGGTGCTAATGAGGATTCTGGGGAGCCCCAGGACTTACACTGCATCTTAATCACA AATCCCAATGAGAGTTCCTGGAAAGATCCAGCTTTGGAAAAACTAAGCTTGTTCTGTGAGGAGAGCCGAAATATAAATGACTGGGTACCCACTATCACTCTGCCTGAATGA